A stretch of DNA from Ovis aries strain OAR_USU_Benz2616 breed Rambouillet chromosome 17, ARS-UI_Ramb_v3.0, whole genome shotgun sequence:
ggtccaactctcacatccatccatgactactggaaaaaccatagctttgactagatggacctctgtcggcaaagtaatgtctctgctttttaatacagtgcctaggtttgtcatagtttttcttccaaggggcaagaatcttttaatttcatggctgcagtcaccatctgcagtgattttggagcccaagaaaacagttAGATGAcatggattagaatgaaaactgacttttcccccTGCTTTTGTAGAGAGTTTTCTTGGCACACAGCATTCATGCCAACTGTGTCCTGGTGGCTTTCTGCAGCAGAGATGAGCTACTGCCACCAGCCAACCTCCAGGCCTTTTGCAGAAGCTTTGCAGATGGTCCCACTGCGCAGTCCCCAGCCTCCCAAAGACATCTCCTGGGAACCTTCTTGATCATTTCAGAGTCTCACAGGTTTTCTGTATGCGACTTTTCCCTTCCCACCTACGTCTGCTTCTGTAATTACTGAAGTTCAATGATGGGTATGGATGAATTGTGCAGTGAGAAACATTCTTCCCTATTACAGCACATCTGCCTGGACAAGCCTTTAAGCCTGCGACAATGTCAGTGGTCCAGGCCTTATATGACCTCTGATGGCCCTACACACCAGCTCAGTTGCTCCCACTCTCACCCTAGGACACCCCAGGCCTCAGGGGAGCTCAACCTGAGGTTCCAGCCACCCCAACTCCTGCCAAGCCGAGCAGAGGCCAGCTGTCCCCTCAAAGCCCTGCCTAGGCTACAGACTCTCGAGCGAAATCGATGTTGTTGTGCCACTAAGTTTTACGGTGATTTCCCGAGCAGCTGAGTCTCCTGGAACCGCCCGCTTTGTGGATGAGACAACTGAGACCTGGATCTGAGCAACTTTTCTGCGCACAGAGCGGAGCCTGAGCTGGTGGGCACCAGGCCATGACCTCACCCTCAGCTGCTAAGATGGGATTGAGGCCGCAGGGCAGGAGTGGCTTCTATTAATCGAGGAGCCCCTCGGAGGAGGATGACTCAGTGCTGAGGGGACCCCCTACCCTGGCCCCTGGTCCAACGGGAAACCCTTGATTGGGGGCAGCTGCATTCCCCCAGCTTGAAGCCCTGACTGACGTCTCAGGAGACACGCCTCTGACACCCAATTTTCTGCAGCTAATTTGCTAAATGCTAGTGAAGTGCTTGAGCGTTCCTTATCGCTGGAGAGCGTTCACGTCTCGTCGGACTTCCTCATTACTTGTGTGACTACGACTTAATTGCCGGCCAGCCTCATTCATCTCCTagagggagacagggagacagacagggagagagagagggagagacagaatcAGAAGGAGGGCAGCTCTGGAGACAGGACTGCCCTGCATGCTTGGGATGTACCAGCATACGgactgtgtgctgggcacacagTGGGCAGCATCCACCCCCTTCCCCGGCCccagtgactgagcacactgcCCTCCCTCCAAGTTTTTCTGAAACCCTGGGCAAACTCTGGACCGAAGGCCCTGGAGCCTGACTCTGTGCGGAGGGGCAGTCAGTGGGGGGCTGCTCATGTATCCAGGAAGGGGACTCTGTGTCCCTGGCTCACTGGGTCTCAGTAAGTTAAGAGGCAGGACCATGGGACCTGCAAGAGACATTGTGTCCCTGTGTTTCTGCAGCAGGATGCAAATTCTGTTTCAAGCTCCAACTCTGAGTGAGGCAGAAATGGGGTCTCTGTTGGCCAGGGTGCCCCCTTTCCCTGGTGGTGTCAGGATGGAGGTGTGTGTGCCAGGGTGAGGGCCGGTAGAGAGAAGCAGCACCTGATCTGGGAGCAGCTCCAGGGACCAGAGCTGAAGAGccagcagggagggaggtggcccTGAGATTGGAGCCACAGGAAGCTGTCACCCTGAGCaggtggcagggtggggggccAAGGTGTGTATGGGAGCCCCACCTCCCATGGGGCTGCCTGTGAGGAGCCTGGACTCAGGTCACAGGGGAAGGACTTGGTGGTCCCTTGACACACAGGGCACTACCTGTCCTGGCTGGCACCCCAAGAGGCACGTCCTCCCCACCATCCTGTCTGGAGGCCACTGGTCCTCTCTTCCCCACCGTGAGGCTCCTGTCTGCCTTGCTGTCTCCGGCAATCCTGGATGCGCCATCCAAGGTCCTCCACCAACCTTCCTTCTCTGGAGGTGTCTCCTGCCCTGCTTGGATCACCCGGGGATCCTTATCAAGGTGGGGTcggttgcggggggggggggtctcatCCCTCCTAGTGCTTGGTGGGGTAGCAGATGCAGGGATCCTCTTTCTCATGGGCCCTCCAATGTCATGCACACTCCCTTCCCCAAGAACAtccccatcctgaccctgacTGCCAAGTCTGGGGTCCTTGAAACTCCCTCATGATAGACAACCGCCTGGGAGGACTCCCCCAGGCACTCAAGGGCTCTGTTCTCACGATCCCAATTTACTGCAGGGAAGTGTACAGCCCCTCTGGAGGGAGCGTGGACACCACTCAGTCCAAAGCCCCACTGGGGACGCCGATGGACCCCAGCCCCATGGACAGCGATCCCAGGAGACAGGATGCCCAGGGCCTGGGTCCCTCCTGGAGCCAGACAAAGGCCAGCCCTTGATCTGGACCAGGTTAAATCATCCACCAGACGCCAGACTCCCCAGGGTGGGCATGGCACCACCTTCCTCCAGACCCCAGCACAGGTGCCTCTGCCTGAGGGTGCGGGCCCCGCGTGTCCGCTCAGGATTGTTTTCTGCCTGAGGCCTGGGGCTGACCCAGCTCGTGGCGGCCACCCAACCTTAGAGGGAGAGGATGGCAGAGCCTCTGCCTTGTGGGTTTCCAGGCAGGGTCTTCTGGTTCTCAGATGCCTTCCAATGGGCTTCATCATGAAGCAGGAGGGGTCAAGATATACACCCATGGGGCAATGCAAAGTTCTGAAACTAGATACAGGCAGTGGTCACACACCCATGAACGCACAAATGTCACAGAGCCATGCATTTTAAAGTGCTTAATTTTATGCTTTGTGGACTTCAATTTGCAAAAATTAGTATACCCCAAATATCAGATGGGCATACTTATACCAAAAACGTATTGTGTATCTTATACCAAAAACGTATTCATTGTATATCTTATACCAAAAACATATTCATCGTatatctgaaatttttaaaagccgATTGTAAAAACTCTACCCAAGCTAGGAAATAACGTCCCCAGTGCCACAAATAACATGTCtacatggggtgggggaggggggcgtaCCTGACCTCTCCTGGAGGGTGGGCAGCACACAGGATGTAGTCATTCTAGGAGTAcagaaacagggaaagaaaaaagacccCAGCAGGATATCCCCAAATCCCCTCTCCAACCCTGCTCAGTTCTCACCACCCACTTACTGCTCACCTACAGCCACTTAGCCAATGGCATGGCCCCTGGGAAGGGCACTCTCAGCCCCCTCAACCATCGCAAAGTGAAGCTGCCTAGGGGTCAGAGTGGCTGTGGGCGGGCGTCCCCAAGTGAGGAACTGCGGGGAGCACAGGAGGCTGAACCCACGTAAGACCAAGAAAACGTGTTCACAttgcataatttatttaaaatttttacatactGCTATTTTTCAAGAAAAGCGAGAGGACTCGGGCCCGTCCAGCACTGCCCCCTGGTGTCCCTGATGAGGCCATGGCAGCCTCTCGCTCACCGAGCACTCCCGGCGCCAGGCTGTCCGGGACCCTGGAAACCACGCACCAGGAACGTGCATGAGGGCCCCCCGAGGCAGGCCCTGCGCCCCAGGGACAAGGCGATCTCCAGGTCGAGGAGGAGTGTCCCTGGTTCTCTCAGGACAGTGGGGCCATGCCGTGTGCTGCTCCCAATGGGGTGCTGAGCACACACTAGGACCCTGGGCCAGCAGTGAGGGTCCCTGGAGACCAAACTGGCTGAACTATTCCCTGCTGTGACTCCCAGGGTGTCTGCTGTGAGCTTCCGCCCTGCTCCTCTGAACAGGAGTGCAGGCGGAGGTGGGGAGGGGTATGCCCAGAACACGGTGGGGACAGGTGGCTGCTGGGGGCAGCGAGCGTCTCTCCCTGCTgggccccctgccccgcccctggcTTGCTCAGTCCCTGCCAAATGTAAGCTAGCACCAGTTGTGTGCTTGAATAAACcagtttcttaaagaaatggggtCACTGCTGTAGATGCAGAACCAAGCACCCACGGTAAaacaggagattaaaaaaaaaaaaaacaaccatccTGGAAACACAAGCAGCTGCTGGCCTGTGGCCAAGGCACCTGCTCTGATCAGGGCATGGAGGGGCTGGAGGGATGAACCAGCATGATTGTAATTGCAGCCCTGGGGGCAGGGACTGTTCCTGTACCCCCTCCCCCTTAAACCCCCGCCTGTGTCCCCACCAGGCTGCAGAGAATGGAGGGTCCCTGGGTAGCATGTTTCAGCGAGGCTAGCAACACACTGCAATTGTGAAGGCATGCTGCCAGCACTGATCCCAGCCCCACAGGCTAAGGAAGAGGGGGTGGGCTTCCCTAGACCCCCACCCATCAGCCCACCCGAAGAGCTCTCTTATGAAACCACTTATGGGGGGTGGTGGCGAGCAGGATGCATAGGGTCAGCTCAGCGTGAAGTGCTGGGCACAGAGGTCCTCCCGCCGGCCCAGCAGGCCCCGTGCTGGGATGAACTCCAGCGGCACCGACCCAGGCCCCTTCTTCTTCAGGTCCCGCTCAAAGATCTGCAAGGAAAGGACGGACAGTCAGTCTGCACTGTGCAGCCACAGCCAccccatccccctgccccccTCTACCCTCTCCACTGCAGCCCCGCCCCATGCCCTTACCTCGAAGGCGGTGACCTCCAGCAGCGGGGCGATGCTGACCTCGGGCACGGACAGCGCCTGGTTGATGGCGCTGGCGGCCTTGGACACCTCGGGGTGGTAATGCTGCTGGAGGGCCTGGAGGGACACGTGGGATTTCACCAGCCCTCCTCGGGCAGCACTGAGCAGTGGACCTCCCAGCACTTcagcagctgggggagggggacagagtGGAAACtccagacagagacagagactctCTTGGGAACCCGAAGTGATGGGGCAAGATGGGATCCTGGAGGACAAAGGCCAGAGGAAGGAGCTGGGCAGAGACACACAGGCGGAGCTGGGCGGGTAGGCAGGGGGAGCGCCCTGGGGAGGATGGCTCCAGGAAGCTCAGGGTGTGATCTGGGCAGCCAGGGTGCCCTCACCTGCAGCTCCCACAGGGAGCTCTCCAGGGCTCGGCTCTGGGCTGGGTCCTCCTCTGCGGGGTCATAGGGGTCGGCGTCCAGCTCTAGGAACAagatccagggctgatctccactCACCCCCACGTACTGGCCTCGCGGCCCggcctcctccacctccagccGCACTCACCAGGGCCCCGGGGCCGATGTATGAGGACCCGGCAGGCTGGGTGTCTGCGCAGCAGGTTGCAGATAAAGGGCAGGACCATGAGCAGGGCCTCGGGGGGTGCTGTCAGGGCCAGGCGGGCCAGGCGCTTGGCGAAGGCAGCCACCAGGTAGGCAGGCAGGTGCCTGGGCAGGGAAGTGGGTGTGAGACCCTGCTGCCccctgcaccagcccctagcTCCCCTTCCTACCCTGCAGGACTCGGTGGGGCCCAGGTGGCCCCTGTCGCACTGAGCTAGGCCAGGTGTCCCCTAGTCCCATCTCCACCCCTGTACTCACGAGGATGATAGGAAGAGGTCGGCCAAGTGGAAGAAGCGGGCCCGGTACTTCACGTGGAAGACGGACGGATCAAGAAGGCCATACAGCTTCCGGTAGAAGTCAGGGTACTCTCTAGGGGGTGAGGTAAGTGAGGGGGGCACGTGCGGGGAGAAGCCACAGAGAGAATAGATCGGAACCCCGACCTGcgggcctccctgctggctcagtggttaaaaaaaatccacttgccaatgcaggagactagggtttgacccctggttcaggaagatcttgcatgctatgaggcaactaagcctgtgtaccacgactattgctccgcaacaagagaagtcatcgCAACTAGAGAATGCTCGCCTCAACGAGAGAAAAGTCCACGTGGCAATggagagccagcacagccagaaagagacaaataagtttaaaaaaaatgccagCTCAGGTCAAGGGCCTTTTAGCAGAGCTAAAAGGCCCACAAACCCCCAGGCAGACACTCACAGGTTGTGTTTATGAATCAAGATGAAAAGTCCATTCAAGGCCAGCAGGCTGATGGCTCCACCTGCAGACAGACACAGCTGTGAAGCCCCAACCTAATAGCACCCCAACTCGGGGAATGAGATTCCAGCAAAGCCAGAGGCCATCTGCCAGATGGGAGGTAGGAAAAAACCTCCAGCACAAATACTGCTGACCAGCTGGGCCCCTGCTCTCAACCCTGCTGGATGCCAGCATCCAGGAACGCAAAGCACCACCCCATGCCCAGTCCCACTCTGGGCCCGCCGGGCATCTCCTGCTCACCGATGTCATAGGCGCGGGTGAGGAAGTCGATCATGAGGCTTGGCTGCGCCAGGTGGGGCAGGATGGAGTCGTGCATGATCACCAGCACCTTCTTGCAGACGCGGAGAGGCAGCTGTGGGAAGCAGCAGGTCAGGGTGCCGGCTTCCCCATCCCGAGAGCCCCACACTGGAGCCCTGCCCTGGGTCCCTCCCCCTCGTCCTACCTGGTGCTTGAGAAAGCGGAGCCACATCTGCTGGAAGGCCTTCCTGTGCTCCTGCAGGGAAGCGGCAGGGGGCGAGGTCCCCCATGTTCTCAATgccaccccaccctcctcctgcctctgatAACAGGACAGGACTTAAGGGGTCGCGGCGAGAGAAAACCTCCCTCAGGACCACAGGGTCAGTGTTCATAGCCCACCCTGGCAATAACACTCAGTACCCAAGAGGTCCGGGCAGGCTGCCTCTGACCTCCGGGAACCATGCCTGTGGGCATCCTCTCTCCCTCGGGTCCTCCTGTGACCCCACTGTCAAGGCTAGGAAGAAGGTGCTGGCCCAGGATCAGGTGGTTCCCAGGAAGGCCAACCACCCATCTGTCCCGGGAGTCTCACCTTCAGATGAATGACCTTCCACTTGTCTGACAGCTCTGCAAGGAACGCAAGGGGTCACCAGACGTGAGACCCGGCCATGCCCCTCCTGCCCGCCGTCCCACCCCCAACACTCACCTGTGTGCTTCACATAGAAGCTGGAGAGGGTGCCCTCCTGGCGGGGCAGGCTCACAGAGGACAGCAGCATGAAGGCATTGTTCCAGAAAGTGAGGGGCACCTGCCAGAGGCCAGGGTGAGCACCTGGATGCTGCATGcccactgcctcctccctccctgctcccagggACCCAGGTGGCTCACCCCAGGGCGCCCATCAGTGACCCGGGCCACGGTGTCAGAGGCGGCCTGCATTGTATGGTAGCGGATGTCATCGTGTTCCAGATACTCCCGGAActgggagaggagcagggagcGGTCCTCCTCTGGAGACAGCAGGCCTCCCACCACCAACTGCATGGGGAGAGTGGGGCAGGGTACTGAGCATCTCTCCCACCCCCGAGACAGGCAGCCCAGGCATGGAGCTCACAGAGCAGAGTCTAGGGGAGCTGCGAGAGTCCCCTCAACCCCACAACCCACAGATGGCCGGGGGAGACCCCGAGACTTACCATGAAGAGCTGGTGGGGGAACAGATAGTTGCCTTCCCACTTAGGCTTCTCCAGCGGGTGCTCACCCTCCAGCTGCACAAACTTCATAAGCGTGCTGAGGGCCAGCTCCTAGGAGGAGGGGTGGCAAAGGGACCACGCTGCATATCCACCACGTTACCCCCTGCAGACTGGCGCTTAGACCTGCATGCCGGCAAAACCACACTCCGGGCAGAGTCAGGAGACAGAATGAACCCACACCCTCGAAACCAGCCACAGAAAGAGAGAACATCCTTACCGAGAGAGGGCCCCTGCTGTGCAGAGAAGGTGGGGCAGGAGCCGTGCAGGTAAGAGGCAAAGCCAATCACCCCAGCTCACCTTGACCTGAAAGGAGGGGTGAGCCAACAGCTCCCCCAGGCGGTTGCAGCAGCTGTGGTACCGGTGCCGCATCCACATCTTGTATTTGCGATTGGCCCCCCGGGACCCTGTAGGCAGGACTGGGTGGTCAGCCCACACCCTGACTGGTGCCAGCCCCAACCTCCCCCTGCCTTCTACTCTGGGCAACCAGGGAACGAGTGGAAACGAGTCACTGTGGCTCCAGACCTGGGGTGAGACCAGCACGTTCCCACAGGCAGGCAGGGCAGGCCCTACTTGGGCTAGGCCCTCTCTCCTCACCCCAAGACCCAGACAACCCAAGGACCAGCCACATAAACCTAAATCTTCGTGGTACTAACAGCCAACGCTCCAGAAGGTCAAATCACACAAGAGGCACGAGACACAGTCACACCCCATCCATCCTTTACTTAAACTCGGCCTCAAAGTCTGTATTACTTTGAACCCCATCCCTTTCCCCAAATATAATCCCGATCCCACCCAACTGCATGGCCCTTGATGGAGTttagggtggggttgggggggctcATTCCATGTCAGTGAAGTCCCTCTCCAACCCTGTCAAGACTAGGCCCTCGTGGACACTCACCTGTCAGGACCATCTCCTCAGAGGGCAGTTGGCCCACAAACAGTTCTCCTCGGGCCAGCAGGGCCCCGAAAAGTCGGCTGCATGCATGCACGGCTTCCTGGATCTCCTCCTGGTCCTCAGACTGTGGGGAGACGCCGGTGTTCGCAGGGTACCCCGTCAGGAACTGTGGCCCCTGATCCCTTTCTCGACCAGTACCTCAACCCCATCCCCCTCCACCCCTGATCCCGGCGTGACTCTCCCATCCCACCTCTGCCAaagctccccccgccccgccccgggacCCTCCAACCTAGAGCCCTGCGAGGCTGGAGAAAACTTCCAGTATAGCCCTGGACTCCACCTCACAATTATCTGCCCCCATCCGAGACCAAGTCCCACTTCGTCCGAGCCCGAGGAGACCCCCATTCTGGTCTCTAACCCGCGGACCCGGCCGCAACCCCCGCCACACCACACGTGCCCCCACCTGCAGAACGGCCAGGATGTCGAACACGGCGTTGGCCTCGCCGCGGCTGGCTAGCACCGCCTCCACCAGGTGGCCCAAGGCCCGCCGCGCGTCCCCGGGGCCGGCGTCCCCCTCCATGCCGCCACCCCACGCGGGACAGACCAGACCCGTCGCTCCGCCGCCTGGCGCGCCGCTGACGTCACGCCCCGCCCCTGCCGTCATCGCTGCGCGCCGAGCTGGAGAGGCGCGGGCTGGCCGGCATGGCGCTCTTCCATGTCGCGCGGTACGCTGGCCCCGAGGCGGCCGGGGCGGAGGCCGAGGCAGACGGTCGGGCTCGCGCCCTGCTGGAGCGGCTGCAGTGCCGGGCCCGAGAGCGACAGCTGCAGAAGCAGCCGCCGCAGCAAGCGCCCGAGGAGGCCGCGCAGAGCGCGCCGGCGGCGGGGAAACGGCGGCGGCGACCTCGCAGAAATCGGAGGCGCGAGGGCGGCAGGGAACCGGGGAGTACGCCCGCGCCCCCCAACAAGCGGCAGAAGACGGACGACGAGGACGAGGACGAGGGCGCAGGTGGGGCctcgcggggcggggcggggtcctGAACTCGGGGCCGCGTGGTGCTGACAGCCGTCCGGCTCCGCTTCTGCCGCGCAGAGAGCGGTGAGGAGACGCCGGCGGAGAGCAGCGTGGGCGCCGAAGCCGCAGGATCGCCGGAGGGCCGGGGCGGACCGCCCCTCGAAGAGGCCTCTAGACCCCTAACCCACTCCCTGGTGCTCGGGGGCTTCGGGAGAAGCAAGGTGCCAAAGGTGAGAGGCCCGGAGGAGGCTGCAGAGCTGGGGTGACTGTCGTTAACGCGGCTCTTGTTCGTGGAACAGCTTGGAGGACGGTGCCTGCACCTGGTGGGTGTCAGGTTTGTGTTCAGTGAGTGCATTATTGAGTAGGCTGACTACTACGCCTCAGCTGTTTTGTCTGCGGTGGCTACTAATCGTTTGAGTTCTGTGCAAGCTCAGCGTTTCTACCTTCAATTGTAAAACGTGTCTTTTTTCATAACCTATAAGATCGACTTGGTTTCTGTGCTGCTGTCACAGAGATCTCTAAACAGCTTCACTTCCTTGGTGCACCTTTAAGGAGGTTCTACTGTGCTCACTTGCTTTCCAAACAAACAGGAGATTCTACTGGGAGTTGCAGCTTTATCTTAGCACAAAGAGATTTCAGTGAACAAATACTGGAGCTAAAGCGTGTTTGGATGGTGACAGTCACTAGGAAAAATAAGAGAGGCTTGGCAGAGTCCATGTGAAGagatccactttttttttcttttagttttatcagagtattgttgatttacagcGTTTTGTTAATtgctgctatatagcaaagtgagtcagttatatatttgttgttcagttgctcagttgtgtctgactctttgccaccccatggagtgcaacacgccaggcttccctgtccttcaccatctcccagagcttgctcaaactcatgtccattaagtcggtgatgccatccaaccgtcttgtcctgccttcaatcctgccttcaatctttcccagcatcagggtcttttttaatgagtcagcactttgcatcaggtggccagagtattggagtttcagctttagcatcagtccttccaatgagtattcaggactgatttcctttaggatggactggttgtatctccttgcagtccaa
This window harbors:
- the NOC4L gene encoding nucleolar complex protein 4 homolog isoform X1, with protein sequence MEGDAGPGDARRALGHLVEAVLASRGEANAVFDILAVLQSEDQEEIQEAVHACSRLFGALLARGELFVGQLPSEEMVLTGSRGANRKYKMWMRHRYHSCCNRLGELLAHPSFQVKELALSTLMKFVQLEGEHPLEKPKWEGNYLFPHQLFMLVVGGLLSPEEDRSLLLSQFREYLEHDDIRYHTMQAASDTVARVTDGRPGVPLTFWNNAFMLLSSVSLPRQEGTLSSFYVKHTELSDKWKVIHLKEHRKAFQQMWLRFLKHQLPLRVCKKVLVIMHDSILPHLAQPSLMIDFLTRAYDIGGAISLLALNGLFILIHKHNLEYPDFYRKLYGLLDPSVFHVKYRARFFHLADLFLSSSHLPAYLVAAFAKRLARLALTAPPEALLMVLPFICNLLRRHPACRVLIHRPRGPELDADPYDPAEEDPAQSRALESSLWELQALQQHYHPEVSKAASAINQALSVPEVSIAPLLEVTAFEIFERDLKKKGPGSVPLEFIPARGLLGRREDLCAQHFTLS
- the NOC4L gene encoding nucleolar complex protein 4 homolog isoform X3 is translated as MEGDAGPGDARRALGHLVEAVLASRGEANAVFDILAVLQSEDQEEIQEAVHACSRLFGALLARGELFVGQLPSEEMVLTGSRGANRKYKMWMRHRYHSCCNRLGELLAHPSFQVKELALSTLMKFVQLEGEHPLEKPKWEGNYLFPHQLFMLVVGGLLSPEEDRSLLLSQFREYLEHDDIRYHTMQAASDTVARVTDGRPGVPLTFWNNAFMLLSSVSLPRQEGTLSSFYVKHTGETWGTSPPAASLQEHRKAFQQMWLRFLKHQLPLRVCKKVLVIMHDSILPHLAQPSLMIDFLTRAYDIGGAISLLALNGLFILIHKHNLEYPDFYRKLYGLLDPSVFHVKYRARFFHLADLFLSSSHLPAYLVAAFAKRLARLALTAPPEALLMVLPFICNLLRRHPACRVLIHRPRGPELDADPYDPAEEDPAQSRALESSLWELQALQQHYHPEVSKAASAINQALSVPEVSIAPLLEVTAFEIFERDLKKKGPGSVPLEFIPARGLLGRREDLCAQHFTLS
- the NOC4L gene encoding nucleolar complex protein 4 homolog isoform X2, with protein sequence MEGDAGPGDARRALGHLVEAVLASRGEANAVFDILAVLQSEDQEEIQEAVHACSRLFGALLARGELFVGQLPSEEMVLTGSRGANRKYKMWMRHRYHSCCNRLGELLAHPSFQVKELALSTLMKFVQLEGEHPLEKPKWEGNYLFPHQLFMLVVGGLLSPEEDRSLLLSQFREYLEHDDIRYHTMQAASDTVARVTDGRPGVPLTFWNNAFMLLSSVSLPRQEGTLSSFYVKHTELSDKWKVIHLKEHRKAFQQMWLRFLKHQLPLRVCKKVLVIMHDSILPHLAQPSLMIDFLTRAYDIGGAISLLALNGLFILIHKHNLEYPDFYRKLYGLLDPSVFHVKYRARFFHLADLFLSSSHLPAYLVAAFAKRLARLALTAPPEALLMVLPFICNLLRRHPACRVLIHRPRGPELDADPYDPAEEDPAQSRALESSLWELQDPILPHHFGFPRESLSLSGVSTLSPSPSC